A window of the Vanessa tameamea isolate UH-Manoa-2023 chromosome 22, ilVanTame1 primary haplotype, whole genome shotgun sequence genome harbors these coding sequences:
- the LOC113403098 gene encoding uncharacterized protein LOC113403098: MFVAVFAYVLFILECDADDYYYTPYNVTRPTLSGIAAYRSSLTLDWLAAEDSRQRELAAAFETELAPAKVFNTDCIAYPRPAPGKIGKLMLELLKNLEGDDGILIPELIQVLIRTKLLVDTSILESEPDFESLVKTSGVMMGEPHTTFPRVMSIVWMLVTDVATTRKFGWCPIKKVNQYLMVSKPSETAKQMRALQIVVSRARFVMEEFIQSITPVNIYQKKTTRKAKSLKKVPTTTTTKATMKHAMKPRAHEKVPLPYQLGVSQSTSQEITDFSFHNNDPKQETTIASCGVEFVDKKVGCDRH, from the exons TGTGACGCGGACGACTATTATTACACACCATACAATGTCACTCGACCAACCCTGTCTGGTATTGCCGCCTATCGGTCTTCGCTAACACTGGACTGGTTAGCTGCAGAGGATTCCCGTCAAAGAGAGCTGGCAGCTGCCTTTGAGACGGAGTTAGCTCCCGCGAAAGTCTTTAACACGGATTGTATCGCTTATCCCAGACCAGCACCAGGAAAAATAGGAAAACTAATGTTGGAACTGCTTaa gAATTTAGAAGGAGATGATGGAATATTGATTCCTGAACTGATTCAAGTTTTGATTCGTACGAAATTATTAGTGGATACTTCGATTCTCGAATCAGAACCCGATTTTGAATCGTTGGTTAAGACATCTGGCGTGATGATGGGTGAACCACATACCACATTTCCAAGGGTGATGTCTATCGTCTGGATGCTTGTGACCGATGTTGCTACAACAAGAAAATTTGGATGGTGTCcaataaaaaag GTTAATCAGTATCTAATGGTATCAAAACCATCAGAAACTGCCAAACAGATGCGAGCGCTTCAAATTGTTGTATCACGAGCTCGTTTCGTCATGGAGGAGTTTATACAGAGCATCACCCCTGTTAATATATACCAAAAGAAAACGACTAGAAAGGCAAAA tctCTAAAAAAGGtacctactactactactactaaagCTACTATGAAACATGCGATGAAGCCACGTGCTCATGAAAAG GTGCCTCTGCCTTACCAACTTGGTGTTTCGCAGTCAACGTCACAGGAGATTACTGATTTTAGTTTCCATAACAACGATCCGAAGCAGGAGACC acCATAGCCTCTTGTGGTGTGGAGTTTGTTGACAAGAAAGTTGGTTGTGAtcggcattaa
- the LOC113404554 gene encoding uncharacterized protein LOC113404554: protein MGSRNNYVFICIMLAWPSSTMDLDSLDPTYLNEDRWMYRNAKRPLYEEGPCLQINPSNRDIIKRFHAILPFFDKDHSNTEFLHKFRASVYAMSEGEDLLDREAAFYAVVLTPLVFLQNYRDAWCLLKRFHRALRLYQISHPSEKRSALKLLQNFRAVNHKVVTFVWELPGLSSPRTTTEEFDFDVEELHNKKDINYIKELIKNLG from the exons ATGGGGTCACggaataattatgtattcatttGTATTATGTTAGCG TGGCCTTCGAGCACAATGGATTTGGATTCGTTAGATCCCACTTATTTGAATGAAGACAGATGGATGTACCGTAATGCGAAAAGACCATTATACGAAGAGGGACCGTGTTTGCAAATTAATCCGTCAAATagagatattattaaaagatttcaTGCTATTCTACCATT ttttGACAAAGATCATTCGAACACTGAGTTCTTACACAAGTTTCGGGCGTCCGTCTACGCCATGTCCGAGGGTGAGGATTTGTTGGATCGGGAAGCAGCTTTCTACGCAGTAGTTCTCACTCCCCTGGTGTTTCTGCAAAATTATAGAGATGCTTGGTGTCTTTTGAAACGG TTCCATCGCGCGTTGCGTCTCTACCAAATATCGCATCCGAGCGAGAAGCGCTCCGCGCTCAAGTTACTTCAAAACTTCAGGGCTGTAAATCATAAG GTTGTCACCTTTGTGTGGGAGTTACCTGGCCTCTCCTCTCCACGAACAACTACTgaagaatttgattttgatgtcGAAGAGCTTCACAATAAAAAGGACATCAACTATATAAAGGAGCTTATTAAAAATCTTGgctaa